TGGCCTTGTTGAGTTCGTTCTCGCTATGGGCCGGCAGAAACGGCGGCTCGTGGCGATAGTCTTCGAGGCTGTAAGGCCAGCTCTGTTCTTCCTGGCGCATACGCTCGGCCACGCATTGGGCGATGGCCTGTTCGCCGGCAATCGTCTCGAAGTGGTCGTAGGCAGCGCGTGCGCTGCCGCTGGGCAGCTGGCGAATCATGGCAATTTGCTCGGGCCGCCAGGCGGCATGAACAATGCGCAGATCCTCGCGCTCCAGCGCGATCGGCAACTGACCGAGCTGCTCGAGCATGGCGGGAGTCTGCTCGGCCGGCATGCGCGCGAAAGGCGCGTACTTGGGCTGATCGGCGTCGATGCGACTGTCGAAGAACCAGCCCGAGCCATCCTTGGCATCTTCGCGCAGCAGATTGATTTCGTGGTTGCCCAGCACCGCATGGGCCGTGCCCGAGGCCAGCATGGCGCCGACCAGCGCGAGCACCGAAGGGCTGTCCGGTCCGCGGTCGCAGAAGTCGCCGACAAACACCAGTCGCCGGCCTTCGGGGTGATTGCCCTGGAGGTCGTAGCCCAGGTGGCCCAGCAATTGCACCAGCGCTGCATATTCGCCGTGGATATCGCCAACGATATCGAGGGTGCCAGGAGGCAGGGGCTGGACTAGGCTCATGATGAAAGGGCGATAGGCTTGCGGGGTTGGAGGGCTCAGGCTGCAGCAGGCGGCCTTGCCATTGTCATACGACAGTCATGCAGTGAAGCTGACAATTGTTGCAATGCAACACCGCGAGGGCAAGAGAGTTTTGTCTCGTGCCGGACTGCTGGCCGGCCGGTGCCGATGCGATACCGCACGGCACGAGCCCGCGACAAGGCTCAGCCCTGCCGCTCGAAGCGTACAAAGCGGTAGGGCAGGCCATTGGCAGAGACATGCTCGCTGCGGCTCACGGCCTGCCACTGCTCGCCCAGTTCGGGGGCAAAGGCATCGCCTTCGAAGTCGCGGCAGATTTCGGTCACTTCCACGGCATCGGCCAGCGGCAGGGCCTGGGCATAGATCTGCGCGCCGCCGATGACCCAGACGTCTTGCGAGAGCTTGCAGCCCAGCGCCAGCGCTTCGGGCAGGCTGGCGGCGCGCAGGACCTGGTCGGATGCCGGCTCGGCTTGCCAGTCGGTCTGGCGGGTGACGACGATATTGCTGCGGCCCGGCAGGGGGCGGAAGCGCGCAGGCAGCGAGTCCCAGGTCTTGCGGCCCATGATGACGGCGCAGCCCCGGGTCAGTTCCTTGAAATGCGCCATGTCTTCCGGCAGGTGCCAGGGCATGGTGTTGTCCTTGCCGATGACGCCGTTGGCTGCGCGGGCGTAGATGAGTTGAATGGCCATAGCTATCAATAAAGAAGCTGCTAGCGCTTGTCAGTTGTTGATTTCAGATATGAAAGTACTTGAAATCGTTTTCTATCAAGCGATAGCAGCTTCTATTTTTATAGTGATTCGAAGAGCAGCAGTTTAGACCGCCACGGGCGCCTTGATGCCGGCATGGTGCTGATAGTCCAGCACTTCGAAGTCCTCGTACTCGTAGCCGAAGATGGAGTCGGGCTTGCGCTTGATGTTCAGCGTCGGATAGGCGAAGGGCTGTCGCGACAGCTGGGTCTGCACCTGTTCGAAGTGGTTGTTGTAAATGTGGCAGTCGCCGCCGGTCCAGATGAAGTCGCCCACTTCCAGGCCGCATTGCTGGGCCAGCATATGGGTCAGCAGCGCGTAGCTGGCGATGTTGAAGGGCACGCCCAGGAAGATGTCGGCGCTGCGCTGGTAGAGTTGGCAGCTGAGCTTGCCGTCGGCCACATAGAACTGGAAGAAGGAGTGGCAGGGCATGAGCGCCATCTGGTCCAGCTCGGCCACGTTCCAGGCGCTGACGATGATGCGGCGGCTGTCGGGATTGTTCTGGAGCTGCTTGACGACTTCTGCAATCTGGTCGACATGTGTGCCGTCGGCCTTGGGCCAGCTGCGCCATTGCACGCCGTAGACCGGGCCCAGGTCGCCGGTTTCCTTGTCGGCCCATTCGTCCCAGATGGTGCAGCCGCGCTCCTGCAGCCATTTCACATTGCTGTCGCCGCGCAGAAACCACAGCAGCTCCAGGATGATGGACTTCAGGTGCACCTTCTTGGTGGTGACCAGCGGGAAGCCTTCATTGAGGTTGAAGCGCATCTGGTAGCCGAACACGCTGCGCGTGCCCGTGCCCGTGCGGTCGGTCTTGGATGCGCCGTGCTCGAACACATGGCGCATAAAGGTTTCGTACTGGCAGCGCACGGGGCGCAGGGTGCAGGTGGTGGAGTTCATGGTGCAAAAAGCGGTCAAAGACTTGCAAAGACTGGCTGTGCCGTCAGCGTACACAAGGTGGCGCTGCTCTTGAAGAGGGTAGGCCCGCAGGGGCCGCGACAGCCGAAGTGTGCCACGTGCGCGAGCGTGCCGGCTTGCCGGCTGTCAATGACCCGGCCTGCGGCCCTGTCTGTCCCAAAGCCGCTGTCGCTGGCTTCACAATGGCAAGGAAAACAACCGAGCTGAAACAAGGAGAGTGAGCTCATGTCACGCAATTTTGTGAGCACTGCGGCGGTTGCGCTGGCCGCTGCGGCCTTGCTGGTCGCCTGCGACAAGACCAAGGCCCCGGCTCCCACCGCCGCTGCAGCGGATGCCCGGGCAGCGGCTGCCCCGCCCGCTGCCACGGCACAGATCGAGGAGGCGGCCACGGCCCCCGTCGAGGAAGTGCGCGTCCCCCATGTGGCCACGGACGGCGAGCCAGGCCTGGACAGCCTCAAGCCGCTGCTGGGCAAGTACCGCTGGGATGGAGTGGACTATGTGAAGGATGGCGTGCTGGCCCAGCGGCTGAAGACGCTGATGGGCCCTCAGTACGACACGCTGCTCAAGAACCTGCAGGCCCTGGGTCCGCTGGAGCCTTCCGCAGCTGTGCTGTACGTGATGGGCAATCGCCAGCATCAGGGCGGCGAGGAAATGGCCGCCGTGGTGATCGACCCGGTGCGCAACGGCCTGCGCGTCTGGCTGCTCAGCGAGGGCCGGCAGACTGTGTTCACCGATGTGGACGGTGCAGACATTCCCTGGCCCAGTGCGGTGCAAAGCATGCTGCGCAATATCGAGACCACCCAATGAAGCCCTGACTGCGGCCAGAAAAAAGCCCTGCCGATCCTGGCAGGGCTTTTTTTATCGGCGGCGGCGGGATCAGCCGCGCGTCAGCACCACGCCGGGGTTCATGATGCCCTGCGGGTCCAGAGCCTGCTTGATGGCGCGCATCATCTGCAGGGCAACGGGGGACTGGTATTTTTCGAGCTTGTCCGTCTTGAGCGCGCCCACGCCATGCTCGGCCGAGAACGAGCCGCCGAAGGCGTCCACGGCCTCGTAGACCAGGTGGTTGACCAGGGCCTCCTTGTCGCGCAGAAAGGCCTTGCCGTCCTCGCCTTCGGGCACCTGCACGTTGTAGTGGAGATTGCCGTCGCCCAGATGGCCGAAGTTGACCAGCCGCACGCCGGGAATCTCGCGCTTGAGCACGGCGTCGGCATGCTCGACAAAGGCGGGGATGCGCGAGGCGGCGACCGAGATATCGTGCTTGATGTTCAGGCCTTCCTCGGCCTGGGCCAGGGGAATGCTCTCGCGGATATGCCACAGGTCATGGGCCTGGGTCAGGTTTTCCGCCACCACGGCGTTGACCACGCAGCCGTCTTCAAAGGCCAGCTCCAGCAGGTGCTCGAAGCGCAGGCGTGCATGCTGCTCGGACTCGCTGTCGCTGTTCTCCAGCAGCACGCAGTAGGGCGCTTCGTCGCCCATGTCGGCCCCCTTTTCGGTGAAGGGCACGCGCAGCTGCGGCATGTGCTTGACGACCAGGCTCAGCGCAAACTGGCCCATGACTTCAAAGCCCGTCAGCCCCGCACCCAGATGCTGGTGCGCCAGGCCCAGCAGGCGCACCGCAGCTTCCATGGACGGCACGGCGGCAAAGGCGGTGAGCTGGGCGGCCGGTTGCGGGAACAGCTTCATGGTCGCGGCGGTGATGATGCCCAGCGTGCCTTCGCTGCCGATGAACAGGTCGCGCAGGTCATAGCCGGTGTTGTCCTTGCGCAGGCCCTTGAGTCCGTCCCAGATCTCTCCCTGGGGCGTCACCACTTCCAGGCCCAGGCATAGGTCGCGGGTGTTGCCATAGCGCACCACCTGCGTGCCGCCGGCGTTGGTGCCCAGATTGCCGCCGATCGTGCAGCTGCCTTCGGCGGCCAGCGACAGCGGGAACAGCAGGCCCTGCTGGTCCGCCAGATCCTGCAGGTTCTGCAAAATGCAGCCGGCTTCGACGGTGAAGGTCAGATTGTCCTTGTCGATATGGCGCACGGCGTTCAGGCGCGTCAGGCTGAGCACGACCTGCTGGCCGCTGTCGTCGGGGGTCGAGCCTACGGAAAGCCCGGTATTGCCGCCCTGGGGCACGATCTGCACGCCCGCTGCGGCGCAGGCCTTGACCACGCCGGCCACTTCGGCCGTGTTGCCGGGGCGCACCACGGCCAGGGACTTGCCGTGTACGCGCTTGCGCCAGTCCTGCTCGTAGGCGGTCAGATCGCCTTCGGTCAGCACATGGGGGGCGCCCACAATCTGGCGCAGGGATTCAAGCAAAGCGGTAGAAGTCATGGCAAGCAGGCCGCAGCAGGGGCGGCAGAGAGGGAAAACAGACGGAAATCCTAAGCCAGGCACAGCGCTGCGGCAGGAAAACCATGAAGCCGCAAGCGTAGAGCATGGCAGACTACGGGACAATCGAAATAAATTGCTTGGTTATGCCGGTTTTTCCGAACAATATCAGTCTGCGCCAGCTGCGCGCCTTTGACGAGGTGGCGCGCCAGGGCGCGTTTGCCCCTGCGGCCCGCGAGCTGTGCCTGACGCAGTCGGCCCTGTCCGAATCCATTCGGCAGCTGGAAGAGGCCCTGGGCCTGCGGCTGTTTGACCGCACCACGCGCACCGTGGGGCTGACGGCCGCCGGCCAGGCCTTCTTGCTCGATGTGCGCCAGGCCTTCGAGAGCCTGGAGCAGGGCTTTCAGAACCTGGGTGATCTGGCCGCGCTGCGCCGCGGCAAGGTGCGCATTGCTGCCGCTCCGTCGGTGCTGGCGGTGTTGCTGCTGCCGGTGCTGCCCGCCTTGCGGGCCCGGCATCCGGGCATCGAGGTGGATCTGATCGAGGACAGCGCCGAAGGCATTGCCCAGCGCGTGCAGGCCGGCAGCGTGGATTTCGGCGTGGGAGCGGCGCACCCGGCAGGCGGCGATTTGCTGACCCAGCCGCTGATCAGCGATGCCATGGGGCTGGTGGCCAGGCTCGATGAGCCTTTGCTGCAGGCCGGGCGGCTGATGGCGGCCGATCTGGCCCAACTGCCTCATCTGGCATTTGTGGGGCTGACTACCGACACTGCCATCAGCCAGTTGCTGGCTTCGGAGCCGGGCATGCCGCAGAACCTGCTGCAGACACCGCTGCGCCTGTCCAATCCGCAATTGCTGTTCGAGGCCGTGAGCCTGGGCCTGGGCGTGAGCATCGTTCCGGCGCTGACGGCGCGCCACCCTTCGCTGGGCCTGCAGGGCGATCTGGGCTTTCGCCTGCTGGACGAGCCGCGCATCCTGCGCCGCACGCTGCTGATTCAGCGCCCGCGCCGTGCGCTGTCACCGGCCGCGCAACTGCTGTTCGATGCGCTGGCGGCGCAGGTGCAGACGCTGGCGCAGTTCGAAGGCATCACGCCTGATTGAGCCGGGCCGCCTTGACGGCTCGCTGGCGCAGGCGCACATGGGCTGCGCAGGCGATGAAGAGCAACACGCACAGCGCCACCTCTGCCAGCGCCAGCCAGCGGCTGGGCGCGGCATCGCTCCAGGCACGCACCACGCCCTCGGTGAAGTAGAGCCACACCAGCAGGCTGAGCCAGCGATAGGTGTACATGCGGCGCTTGAGCAGGCCGATCACGGCAAAGGCCAGCGGCAGGGCCTTGAGAAACAGCCAGGTGCCGCCTTCGCGCAGCGGGGCCAGCCACAGCTCCCAGGCCACGCACAGCAGCATCAGTGCCAGCAGGCTGCCCACGGCCAACCAGCGCGTGGCGGCCACATCGGAGCCGGGCTGCTGGATTGGTGAAGAAGTGTTTTCGGCGGCTTGGGGCGAGAGGGCGTCGGTCATAGCAGTGGCATCATATCGGTCATGCCAGCTTTGTTTGAATCCGGTCGTTTTGTTTTGCGTTCTGCGCTTGACGTTGCGCAGCACCCGTCCTCCTTTTGCGTTCGTAAAGGAGTGCCGTCATGAAGAAAAACGAGCGTGCCGGCTTCTGGGCGGCGCTGGAAGGCAAGGCTCAGCAAGCCAGGCCGGTGACGGAGGATAGGGACAGTCCGGCGCAACCGGCTTCGGCGCACGCGCC
This window of the Comamonas testosteroni genome carries:
- a CDS encoding DUF2069 domain-containing protein is translated as MLRNVKRRTQNKTTGFKQSWHDRYDATAMTDALSPQAAENTSSPIQQPGSDVAATRWLAVGSLLALMLLCVAWELWLAPLREGGTWLFLKALPLAFAVIGLLKRRMYTYRWLSLLVWLYFTEGVVRAWSDAAPSRWLALAEVALCVLLFIACAAHVRLRQRAVKAARLNQA
- a CDS encoding LysR family transcriptional regulator — encoded protein: MPVFPNNISLRQLRAFDEVARQGAFAPAARELCLTQSALSESIRQLEEALGLRLFDRTTRTVGLTAAGQAFLLDVRQAFESLEQGFQNLGDLAALRRGKVRIAAAPSVLAVLLLPVLPALRARHPGIEVDLIEDSAEGIAQRVQAGSVDFGVGAAHPAGGDLLTQPLISDAMGLVARLDEPLLQAGRLMAADLAQLPHLAFVGLTTDTAISQLLASEPGMPQNLLQTPLRLSNPQLLFEAVSLGLGVSIVPALTARHPSLGLQGDLGFRLLDEPRILRRTLLIQRPRRALSPAAQLLFDALAAQVQTLAQFEGITPD
- a CDS encoding dihydrofolate reductase, with amino-acid sequence MAIQLIYARAANGVIGKDNTMPWHLPEDMAHFKELTRGCAVIMGRKTWDSLPARFRPLPGRSNIVVTRQTDWQAEPASDQVLRAASLPEALALGCKLSQDVWVIGGAQIYAQALPLADAVEVTEICRDFEGDAFAPELGEQWQAVSRSEHVSANGLPYRFVRFERQG
- a CDS encoding metallophosphoesterase, which codes for MSLVQPLPPGTLDIVGDIHGEYAALVQLLGHLGYDLQGNHPEGRRLVFVGDFCDRGPDSPSVLALVGAMLASGTAHAVLGNHEINLLREDAKDGSGWFFDSRIDADQPKYAPFARMPAEQTPAMLEQLGQLPIALEREDLRIVHAAWRPEQIAMIRQLPSGSARAAYDHFETIAGEQAIAQCVAERMRQEEQSWPYSLEDYRHEPPFLPAHSENELNKAMVNPLKVLTAGVERECRNPFYAGGKWRFVERVGWWNEYEEAPAVIVGHYWRRLRPADAPAHGSQFENLFGATPPLSWHGLRGNVFCVDYSVGARWLDRLRGHDPVQRSKLAAMRWPERVLVFDDGTQAISENFEHSAVLRD
- a CDS encoding FAD-binding oxidoreductase; the encoded protein is MTSTALLESLRQIVGAPHVLTEGDLTAYEQDWRKRVHGKSLAVVRPGNTAEVAGVVKACAAAGVQIVPQGGNTGLSVGSTPDDSGQQVVLSLTRLNAVRHIDKDNLTFTVEAGCILQNLQDLADQQGLLFPLSLAAEGSCTIGGNLGTNAGGTQVVRYGNTRDLCLGLEVVTPQGEIWDGLKGLRKDNTGYDLRDLFIGSEGTLGIITAATMKLFPQPAAQLTAFAAVPSMEAAVRLLGLAHQHLGAGLTGFEVMGQFALSLVVKHMPQLRVPFTEKGADMGDEAPYCVLLENSDSESEQHARLRFEHLLELAFEDGCVVNAVVAENLTQAHDLWHIRESIPLAQAEEGLNIKHDISVAASRIPAFVEHADAVLKREIPGVRLVNFGHLGDGNLHYNVQVPEGEDGKAFLRDKEALVNHLVYEAVDAFGGSFSAEHGVGALKTDKLEKYQSPVALQMMRAIKQALDPQGIMNPGVVLTRG
- a CDS encoding thymidylate synthase; this translates as MNSTTCTLRPVRCQYETFMRHVFEHGASKTDRTGTGTRSVFGYQMRFNLNEGFPLVTTKKVHLKSIILELLWFLRGDSNVKWLQERGCTIWDEWADKETGDLGPVYGVQWRSWPKADGTHVDQIAEVVKQLQNNPDSRRIIVSAWNVAELDQMALMPCHSFFQFYVADGKLSCQLYQRSADIFLGVPFNIASYALLTHMLAQQCGLEVGDFIWTGGDCHIYNNHFEQVQTQLSRQPFAYPTLNIKRKPDSIFGYEYEDFEVLDYQHHAGIKAPVAV